In the genome of Drosophila pseudoobscura strain MV-25-SWS-2005 chromosome 3, UCI_Dpse_MV25, whole genome shotgun sequence, one region contains:
- the Orc3 gene encoding origin recognition complex subunit 3, whose product MDPTISVSKGCFVYKNGATRAGKKASSKRKRATGATSSLLGKEVIGQPFYDAYVQTWSQMNEHINRLQQQSYARTLGQLVEFVVGQGQIQDEILPTAALLTGINQPDHLSQFDTFTQRLHAQKAARVCVLQSRDCPTLKAAIEAMVFSLIEGEQDPEDEEEDVTDRDRKRLRRSHCTIKQLNSWYTNNFQAEEERKRQLVVILPDFECFSGNVLQDFILILSAHCGTLPFVLVLGVATAMSAVHSTLPYHVSSKIRLRVFQTQPAPTGLNELLDKVLLSPMYSFHLSGKAFKFLTHIFLYYDFSIHGFIQGFKYCLMEHYFAGNAYALCTDYSKALNRIKLLTHDDMETIRRLPSFRPYVEQINDCKRIIAVLTDDDYLKKKLPQLLRDCLLHFLLFRSTLEFFTELVGDLPRCPLGKLLRELYVNCLNRPITASPEYKECWQMLSFLSKEEFVAKVNKSLARTDHFLVEEIAPLELGEACISVLRPQLQSVRQLLDDVVMGTLEMMPAMSTDESRPAPSLTQVASRQELKAQLLQRSQEERHQQIPTTEFARSVQKVLEHIETHLVRGHLRALSEAPPLHELFVFSDISIVRRNIIGAPRAALHTALNNPHFYMQCKCCELREQTQLMGTLPDLSVVYKLHLECGRMINLFDWLQAFRSVLHASEDPDGEVAQEQIDPQIQARFTRAVAELQFLGYIKMSKRKTDHATRLTW is encoded by the exons ATGGACCCCACAATATCTGTTTCCAAG GGCTGTTTTGTCTACAAAAATGGAGCTACGCGTGCCGGCAAGAAGGCTTCCAGCAAGCGAAAGAGGGCCACTGGAGCCACGAGCAGCCTGCTCGGAAAGGAGGTAATCGGGCAGCCCTTCTACGATGCCTACGTCCAGACTTGGAGTCAAATGAATGAGCACATTAATCGCTTACAGCAGCAGAGCTATGCCCGCACACTCGGGCAATTGGTGGAGTTCGTGGTAGGCCAGGGGCAGATCCAGGATGAAATTCTGCCCACAGCAGCCCTCCTCACAGGCATCAATCAGCCGGATCATCTCAGTCAGTTTGACACTTTTACCCAGCGCCTGCATGCCCAGAAGGCGGCTCGTGTCTGTGTGCTGCAGTCCCGGGATTGCCCCACTCTAAAGGCAGCCATCGAGGCCATGGTCTTCAGCCTGATCGAAGGCGAACAGGACCCAgaagacgaggaggaggatgtaACCGATCGGGATCGAAAGCGACTGCGACGCTCTCACTGCACGATAAAGCAGCTTAACTCCTGGTACACCAATAACTTCCAagcggaggaggagaggaaACGCCAACTGGTTGTCATACTACCCGACTTTGAGTGCTTCAGTGGCAACGTCCTGCAGGACTTCATACTCATACTCAGCGCCCACTGCGGCACACTTCCGTTTGTTCTTGTCCTTGGCGTGGCCACAGCGATGTCGGCGGTGCACAGCACCCTACCCTACCACGTCAGCAGCAAGATCAGGCTGCGCGTCTTCCAAACACAGCCAGCACCCACCGGCCTGAACGAG TTGCTGGACAAGGTCTTGCTCTCGCCTATGTACTCGTTTCACCTGTCCGGCAAGGCCTTCAAGTTCCTCACGCACATCTTTCTGTACTACGACTTCTCCATTCATGGGTTCATTCAGGGCTTCAAGTACTGCCTGATGGAGCACTACTTTGCTGGTAATGCCTATGCCCTCTGCACGGACTACAGCAAGGCACTAAATCGCATTAAGCTGTTGACGCACGACGATATGGAGACCATACGACGTCTGCCCTCGTTCCGGCCATACGTGGAGCAGATCAACGACTGCAAGCGAATCATCGCCGTCCTCACCGACGATGACTACCTAAAGAAGAagctgccgcagctgctgcgTGACTGTCTGCTCCACTTTCTGCTGTTTCGCAGCACGTTGGAGTTCTTTACAGAGCTGGTGGGAGATCTGCCGCGCTGTCCACTGGGCAAGCTGCTGCGCGAGCTCTACGTCAACTGTCTAAACAGGCCGATCACCGCGTCCCCGGAGTACAAGGAATGCTGGCAAATGCTAAGCTTTCTGTCCAAAGAGGAGTTTGTGGCCAAGGTCAACAAAAGTCTAGCCCGAACGGACCACTTTTTGGTGGAGGAAATCGCTCCCCTCGAGCTGGGAGAGGCCTGTATATCCGTTTTGCGGCCCCAGCTTCAGAGTGTCCGACAGCTGCTCGACGACGTGGTCATGGGCACCCTCGAGATGATGCCAGCCATGTCCACTGATGAGAGCAGGCCTGCACCTAGTTTAACGCAAGTCGCATCGCGGCAAGAGCTCAAGGCACAGCTCCTGCAGCGCAGTCAGGAAGAGAGACACCAACAGATTCCCACCACGGAGTTTGCCCGATCCGTGCAGAAGGTGCTCGAGCACATAGAGACGCATCTGGTGCGCGGACATTTGCGGGCGCTCTCAGAGGCTCCACCGCTCCACGAGCTGTTTGTGTTCAGCGACATCTCCATAGTGCGCCGTAACATAATTGGTGCCCCACGGGCGGCCCTGCACACGGCCCTCAACAACCCACACTTCTACATGCAGTGCAAGTGCTGCGAGCTACGCGAGCAAACGCAGCTCATGGGCACCCTGCCCGATCTCTCGGTGGTGTACAAACTGCACCTGGAGTGCGGCCGCATGATCAACCTGTTCGACTGGCTGCAGGCCTTCCGCTCGGTGCTGCATGCCAGCGAGGATCCGGACGGAGAGGTGGCCCAAGAGCAGATCGATCCGCAGATACA GGCACGCTTCACGCGCGCTGTGGCCGAGCTTCAGTTTTTGGGTTACATTAAAATGTCCAAGCGCAAGACGGATCATGCCACACGCCTCACCTGGTAG
- the LOC15382885 gene encoding uncharacterized protein isoform X1 produces the protein MDAYAHTRFYKKERRKFSLITYFLTAVLLFLSAVQWYYINELDKANEFFTKKYWVGSIFFAVGLVLFAVFIFFEALRFTVPINWIFAIVILECAVMGVSSLVVRHQMYQLVLSLVVWAVVLGVFLLCGSYLPHDITLDIVVLFVLAIVALIGAMYFLMLHIVTNMPYSLLVHRAFVLGSIWMFVMYHAQIINGGKFAEMRTKDYLLAALMLFHDFLLMFMPSFHLASKWSDSCDPNVNPNATKRLVFINDP, from the exons ATGGATGCGTATGCACATACACGTTTCTACAAGAAGGAGAGGAGGAAATTCTCGTTAATTACATACTTCCTGACAGCCGTCCTTCTCTTTCTATCGGCGGTTCAATGGTATTACATTAATGAATT GGACAAAGCAAACGAATTCTTCACTAAAAAGTATTGGGTGGGCAGCATATTCTTCGCAGTCGGACTAGTACTGTTCGCCGTATTCATATTCTTCGAGGCTCTGCGCTTTACAGTGCCTATCAATTGGATATTTGCCATCGTTATA CTTGAGTGTGCTGTCATGGGAGTGTCTTCTCTGGTGGTACGTCACCAAATGTACCAATTAGTGCTGAGCTTAGTCGTCTGGGCAGTAGTTCTGGGGGTCTTTCTTCTGTGCGGTTCCTATCTACCG CATGATATAACACTGGATATTGTGGTGCTGTTTGTACTCGCCATAGTTGCTCTCATTGGCGCTATGTACTTCCTAATGCTACACATCGTGACCAATATGCCATATTCCTTGTTAGTCCATCGAGCCTTTGTTTTGGGCAGCATCTGGATG TTTGTTATGTATCACGCGCAGATTATCAACGGCGGAAAGTTTGCGGAAATGCGCACCAAGGACTATTTACTGGCAGCTCTGATGCTCTTCCACGACTTTCTGTTGATGTTCATGCCATCTTTTCATTTGGCCTCCAAATGGTCCGATTCCTGCGATCCCAATGTAAATCCCAATGCAACGAAAAGGCTTGTATTTATAAATGACCCATAA
- the LOC15382885 gene encoding uncharacterized protein isoform X2, translated as MDAYAHTRFYKKERRKFSLITYFLTAVLLFLSAVQWDKANEFFTKKYWVGSIFFAVGLVLFAVFIFFEALRFTVPINWIFAIVILECAVMGVSSLVVRHQMYQLVLSLVVWAVVLGVFLLCGSYLPHDITLDIVVLFVLAIVALIGAMYFLMLHIVTNMPYSLLVHRAFVLGSIWMFVMYHAQIINGGKFAEMRTKDYLLAALMLFHDFLLMFMPSFHLASKWSDSCDPNVNPNATKRLVFINDP; from the exons ATGGATGCGTATGCACATACACGTTTCTACAAGAAGGAGAGGAGGAAATTCTCGTTAATTACATACTTCCTGACAGCCGTCCTTCTCTTTCTATCGGCGGTTCAATG GGACAAAGCAAACGAATTCTTCACTAAAAAGTATTGGGTGGGCAGCATATTCTTCGCAGTCGGACTAGTACTGTTCGCCGTATTCATATTCTTCGAGGCTCTGCGCTTTACAGTGCCTATCAATTGGATATTTGCCATCGTTATA CTTGAGTGTGCTGTCATGGGAGTGTCTTCTCTGGTGGTACGTCACCAAATGTACCAATTAGTGCTGAGCTTAGTCGTCTGGGCAGTAGTTCTGGGGGTCTTTCTTCTGTGCGGTTCCTATCTACCG CATGATATAACACTGGATATTGTGGTGCTGTTTGTACTCGCCATAGTTGCTCTCATTGGCGCTATGTACTTCCTAATGCTACACATCGTGACCAATATGCCATATTCCTTGTTAGTCCATCGAGCCTTTGTTTTGGGCAGCATCTGGATG TTTGTTATGTATCACGCGCAGATTATCAACGGCGGAAAGTTTGCGGAAATGCGCACCAAGGACTATTTACTGGCAGCTCTGATGCTCTTCCACGACTTTCTGTTGATGTTCATGCCATCTTTTCATTTGGCCTCCAAATGGTCCGATTCCTGCGATCCCAATGTAAATCCCAATGCAACGAAAAGGCTTGTATTTATAAATGACCCATAA